In Rosa chinensis cultivar Old Blush chromosome 1, RchiOBHm-V2, whole genome shotgun sequence, a genomic segment contains:
- the LOC112183932 gene encoding calumenin: protein MAKAVVYLLFATTLIALIVLSPFKPRCHNVHGLHRRLGFTGHVPIFDPLVSKMEWYVEEKGLGDQNITLDTEHDLVIANDVEEAQEYLSEAGTLNITMRLVSIFPLLDVAPEDGFVSYNELKHWIVAQAVERMIHRTQNEMASHDRDGDRAISFREYLPQFSIEDIDRNDMEHGQAGWWKQQFDNADADRNGLLTFNELKDFLHPEDSSNDRIHKWLLTEKMKRMDHDNDGKLNFQEFSDNAYDIFKNYVEFETGGVPTAEDKFAELDVNKNKFIEAEELKPILHYLYPGELTYATYFTSFLIHEADDNKDEKLTLQEMLHHEDIFYNTVYESSNDDNHDDHDEF, encoded by the exons ATGGCGAAGGCGGTGGTCTATCTTCTATTCGCCACCACCCTTATTGCTCTTATAGTCCTCTCTCCCTTCAAGCCACGGTGCCACAACGTCCATGGCCTGCACCGCCGCCTTGGCTTCACCGGCCACGTCCCCATTTTCGATCCTCTTGTTTCTAAGATGGAATGGTACGTGGAGGAAAAGGGATTAGGCGACCAAAACATTACTCTAGATACGGAACACGACTTGGTTATTGCCAATGATGTTGAGGAAGCACAGGAATATTTGAGCGAGGCGGGAACGTTGAATATAACCATGAGGCTGGTGAGTATCTTCCCTTTGTTGGATGTGGCACCCGAAGATGGATTCGTTAGCTACAATGAGCTGAAGCATTGGATTGTGGCACAAGCCGTGGAAAGAATGATTCATAGGACACAGAATGAAATGGCATCCCATGATAGAGATGGAGATCGAGCCATTTCTTTCAGGGAGTACCTGCCACAATTTTCCATCGAGGATATTG ATAGAAATGATATGGAGCATGGACAAGCTGGATGGTGGAAGCAGCAATTTGATAACGCAGATGCTGATAGGAATGGTTTACTTACCTTCAATGAACTTAAAGA TTTTTTGCACCCAGAAGACAGTTCAAATGACAGAATTCATAAATGGCTCTTGACAGAAAAAATGAA AAGGATGGACCATGATAATGATGGCAAGCTGAACTTCCAGGAGTTTTCGGACAATGCTTATGATATCTTCAAGAATTATGTTGAATTTGAGACAGGCGGAGTACCCACAGCAGAAGATAAATTTGCAGAGCTTGATGTGAACAAAAACAA ATTCATAGAAGCTGAAGAATTGAAACCCATACTGCATTATCTTTACCCAGGAGAACTAACCTATGCTACCTATTTCACAAGTTTTCTAATTCATGAG GCTGATGATAACAAAGATGAAAAATTAACGTTGCAAGAGATGCTGCATCACGAAGATATTTTCTACAACACAGTCTATGAGAGCAGCAATGACGATAACCATGATGATCACGACGAATTCTAA